The Martelella sp. AD-3 genome includes a region encoding these proteins:
- a CDS encoding ATP-dependent helicase, protein MSAAHLEKLNDNQRAAVLHGTDLPDGAIGGPLLIIAGAGSGKTNTLAHRVAQLVISGTDPRRILLMTFSRRAAAEMGKRVERICAKALGDRAGIMADGLAWSGTFHGIGARLLREYAIELGLDPQFTIHDREDSADLMNLARHDLGFSKTENRFPAKGTCLSIYSRTVNAEAPLSEILRANFPWCAAWEQELKELFAAYVEAKQIQNVLDYDDLLLYWAQTMSDPVLANEIGGRWDHVLVDEYQDTNRLQSSILMALKLGGWGLTVVGDDAQSIYSFRAATVRNILDFPNEFSPKADVITLDRNYRSTQPILAAANGVIGLAHERYTKDLWTDRASTEKPRLVTVRDEGDQARFIADEVLDNREGGMRLKDQAVLFRASHHSGPLEVELTRRNIPFVKFGGLKFLDSAHVKDMLAALRFAQNMRDRVAGFRLMQLLPGVGPVSAQNALDALAEIADPVETLAALPAPSRAVADWPGLVSLVTDLRQANMGWPAEIGRIRAWYEPYLERIHEDFEMRRADLLQLEDIAAGYPSRERFLTELTLDPPDATSGQAGVPLLDEDYLILSTIHSAKGQEWRSVFMLNAVDGCIPSDLGVGTTDDIEEERRLLYVAMTRARDSLNLVVPQRFFTHGQSSTGDGHVYASRTRFIPAMLLQHFENRTWPVAKPGQQDNAAPRQVRLDVGARMRGMWR, encoded by the coding sequence ATGAGCGCGGCGCATCTCGAAAAATTGAACGACAACCAGCGGGCCGCGGTTCTGCATGGCACGGATTTGCCTGATGGCGCCATCGGCGGACCGCTGCTGATCATTGCGGGCGCGGGATCCGGAAAGACCAATACGCTTGCCCATCGCGTGGCGCAGCTCGTCATCTCCGGAACCGATCCGCGCAGGATCCTGCTGATGACCTTTTCCCGCCGTGCCGCAGCCGAAATGGGAAAGCGCGTCGAGCGGATCTGCGCGAAGGCGCTTGGCGACAGGGCCGGGATCATGGCGGACGGGCTTGCCTGGTCCGGCACGTTCCACGGTATCGGCGCCCGGCTGTTGCGCGAATATGCGATCGAGCTCGGTCTCGATCCGCAGTTCACCATCCATGACCGCGAGGATTCGGCCGACCTGATGAACCTCGCCCGCCATGACCTTGGCTTCTCCAAGACAGAAAACCGGTTTCCGGCCAAGGGCACCTGTCTTTCGATCTATTCGCGCACGGTCAATGCCGAGGCGCCGCTCTCGGAAATCCTGAGGGCAAACTTTCCATGGTGTGCCGCCTGGGAACAGGAACTGAAGGAATTGTTTGCGGCCTATGTCGAGGCCAAGCAGATCCAGAACGTCCTCGATTACGATGATCTGCTGCTCTACTGGGCGCAGACCATGAGCGATCCGGTGCTCGCGAATGAGATCGGCGGACGCTGGGACCATGTCCTGGTCGACGAATATCAGGATACCAACCGCCTGCAATCCTCGATCCTGATGGCGCTCAAGCTCGGCGGGTGGGGCCTGACCGTTGTCGGTGACGACGCCCAATCGATCTATTCGTTCCGGGCAGCCACGGTTCGCAACATCCTTGACTTCCCGAATGAATTCTCGCCGAAGGCCGACGTGATCACGCTCGATCGCAATTACCGCTCGACGCAGCCGATCCTCGCCGCTGCCAACGGCGTCATCGGTCTAGCCCATGAGCGCTACACCAAGGATCTCTGGACCGACCGCGCCTCAACCGAAAAGCCCCGGCTGGTGACGGTTCGCGACGAGGGTGATCAGGCGCGGTTCATTGCCGACGAGGTCCTCGACAATCGCGAGGGCGGCATGCGTCTGAAGGACCAGGCCGTGCTGTTTCGAGCAAGCCATCACAGCGGACCGCTGGAGGTCGAGCTCACCCGCCGCAATATTCCATTCGTGAAGTTCGGCGGCCTGAAATTCCTCGATTCCGCCCATGTGAAGGACATGCTGGCAGCCCTCCGGTTTGCCCAAAACATGCGCGATCGCGTGGCGGGCTTCCGGCTGATGCAGCTCTTGCCAGGTGTCGGCCCGGTCTCGGCGCAAAATGCGCTGGATGCGCTTGCGGAAATCGCTGATCCGGTTGAGACACTGGCGGCCCTGCCGGCGCCCTCGCGAGCGGTGGCCGACTGGCCGGGTCTCGTGTCGTTGGTAACGGATCTCCGGCAAGCAAACATGGGGTGGCCCGCCGAGATCGGCCGGATCCGGGCATGGTATGAGCCCTATCTGGAACGCATCCATGAAGACTTCGAGATGCGCCGCGCCGATCTTCTGCAGCTTGAGGATATTGCCGCTGGCTATCCGTCGCGGGAGCGGTTCCTGACCGAGCTGACGCTCGATCCACCGGACGCCACCTCCGGCCAGGCCGGTGTGCCGCTGCTTGATGAGGACTATCTGATCCTTTCGACCATCCATTCGGCCAAGGGGCAGGAATGGCGGTCGGTCTTTATGCTCAATGCGGTCGACGGCTGCATTCCCTCCGATCTCGGCGTCGGCACGACCGACGATATCGAGGAAGAGCGGCGTTTGCTTTACGTGGCGATGACGCGAGCGCGGGACAGCCTGAACCTCGTCGTGCCGCAGCGCTTCTTCACGCACGGACAGTCCTCGACCGGCG